In Sander vitreus isolate 19-12246 chromosome 8, sanVit1, whole genome shotgun sequence, the genomic window TTTTTAATGATCTTTTAATCTCAACAGACTCTGCAATTCTGTAATACTTATGCTTTTAGACCTCACAGCAGCATTCAACACTGTTGACCACAGTGTTCTTATCTCTCGTCTCGAGCACAGTGTGGGGATTAAAGGCACGGCACTCAAATGGTTTAGATCATTTTTATCAGAGAGAGTGTtcaaagttagctttggctcTACTTCACCCGCAGCACTGCTGACGTGGAGTTCCTCAGGGTTCTGTTTTGGCGCCGATTCTCTTCTCCCTGTATTTGCTTCCCCTTGGTTCCATCTTAAAGAAGCATAACATCAGCTTCCATTTCTATGCAGATGACTCACAGATCTACTTACCTATAAAAAGTAAGGGTGATAATTCCCTAAAAAGACTGCTCGATTGTTTTTCTGACATAAAAGCCTGGATGGCCttaaactttttacattttaatgaaagtaaAACCGAAGTCATGATATTTAGACCCAGTAGTGCTGGTGCCTCCCAACTGGACCTCTGACACCCTATGTCAGGACCATGGTAACTAACGTTGGTGTTAAAATGGACAGTGAGTTTCAACTAGAGAAGCAGATCAATTCTGTTGTAAAAGCTAGTTTCTTTCAACTCAGGCTGCTTACCAAACTGAAGCCATTTTTATCTTTCACTGATTTTGAGAGGGTTATACATGCTTTTATTACAACTCgcctggattactgtaatgctttaTATGTAGGTATTAACCAGGCCTCCCTCTCAAGATTACAAATGCTGCCGCTCGGCTCCTTACCGGAACTCGGAAACAAGATCACATTACACCTGTTCTTGCCTCCCTTCACTGGTTACCGGTTTgctttagaatacattttaagattctgttgtttgtttttaaatccttTTATGGTCAAGCCCCAGCGTATATCGTTGAACTATTAAAGCTGCACGCTCCTCTGAGGTCGTTAAGGTCTGCTGACCAGCTACTCCTTGTTGTCCCTAGAACACAGCTCAAAAATAGGGGAGATCAAGCGTTCTCAGTCGTGGCCCCAAGGCTTTGGAATGAATTgcctctgaatgtcagattggcccccagccttcacatttttaaatcacgacttaaaactcacttttattcattggccttcaaacctgcttgagagttgtattttgtattctgcattttatttttctagtctgttatttgttttaaatgtttgttttgttactcaCGTGTTTATAATCATGTCaatgtccagcactttggtcaacctggttgttttaaatgtgctttacaaataaagttggattggattAAAGCTCGAATTTCACACAGAATCAGCATACATTTCCTAGGATCCCTtgatgtgtactgtatgtggtcaCAACACCATGTAAGTAACCATTCCTTTGATTGGTTTCAGTGAGTTCTGAAGAAGCAGAGTACTCCAAGCTCAGAGAAAGTATTTCCTCTCTTCCTGTCAGTGATAGCCATCCATGCATTTGTGAATGCTTTTTCAATTACTGGTAATCAAAGGCGCGATTATTATGACAGCATCCAATGTGCTTTGATGGTGGGCAGCAATCTTCTCCCTAATCACACCATCGCTGTCATTAATTTACTGTCAGCCCTCGTCCCTGTGCCACGCTGCAATCTCCTGCCTGAGAGGCAGAGAGCTTGCCTggaaaatagagaaaaaaaatcaaaagatgaggagagacagagattgGTGAATGTGCGTTTGATGGATCAGGAGACAACCTCCTTTTACTGAGGCatctgagtgtgagtgagtgagtgggtgggtgTTTTCTCTACACAATATTGTCTTAAAACAAGAAAGCAAAAGAACTGGTAAAGAAAAATGGTCAAATGTgtgctacacacagacacacacacccacacacacccacacacacacagggttgaTGTTTCATCCAACATGCAGTAATTGTAGAAATCTATTTTCTCTGATCATTTAGCCACAGGTCTACTGCACTATATCTTACCATGAATTAGTCAGAAGTAACTTTAGGCTTGTTCTACAGAGCCACATAGGGATGATGTAGTATCTGCTCACACCTCTGCTTTGCCTCAGTCTCAGCAATTAATTTGTGTGGATTATTTTTAGACAGAAGGCTCAGATACATTGCTTGCGATTTCAATATTTCCCACAGATATCCCACGACTTCAATCATATTAGCATGCAAGATGTGAGCTGTCTTCGTAGCTCCCATTACCTCCATGACTGCTTTGTTGCATCAGATGTGCTTCTTTAATAATCTCTACACCAACAATAATGGTGGTTGCTCATTagtaatatttttaatatagCTAGTGGCTTATTTTTGTAGCTAACTTTGTATAGGAAGTCGGCTCCCAAGCCTTTTCCCTCTTATTCTTAACATATCAGCCGGGATTTGAAGTTGTCATCGCTTCTGAGACAGTCAATTAAAGATCTGAGCTCCCCGTCAGGTGGAGGCTGTCGAGAAGGATAAAACGACAAAGCTCAGATTATGTCGTTTTTCTTCagctctttttctctgtgtctgtgcgaATGTGTGAGCTTTGCTGAATACACTTGTGTGTAAGTATAGGTATTGTACAGGGATGCAGGAAGTACTTTTTGTGTATGGAAGTGTGTGTCGCCTAGCTCCCTGGTTCAAAAACACCTTAATGATCTGTCAATGTGTAAGAAAAGCAGAGGTAGAGAAGATTAACAACAATGAGAACTGAGCCTaaagatgtgtttgtgtgtgtaaggaagtgtgtgtgtgtgggggggtcaTAAACAGCTTAGGAGGGGTAGCCAGAGGCAGCAGGTGGTCTCTGGCAGTAGTATTGGCCTTTTCCCCATCTTCCCCTCATCTCACCATGGTCAGACTTCACCCTCCCCTGGTCCTATTCCCAAAGCCCTGACACGTGTAACCAGCCAAGCCACGCTTGTCACAGAGGAAATGaatctctctgtttgtgtgaggCCCCTGTAAGCCCCACCAGAGCCCTCACCACCgcctccatcctcctctccaCTCAACCATCTCACTCCTGCTGCTGAGAGTCGGTGTGTTTCTGCTCTAATGAAGACTTTGGGAGGAGAGGCCATTTCACACTTGATTCCCCCCAACACCCTTGATATGTTTCAGCATTTAGAGATGAAGCACAGGCCTGTGCGGTTTGCTGTTTGGCTGCACTTTTGTTGTGGGAAATCGAGAGTCCAAAGTGGTTTATGTGCATTAACTGTCTGCAGGCTTGGAAGAAATTGCAAGTTGTGTTTGGTTTCATATTCACAACATACTTTAAATAGTAGATGAAGAGGGTCTGCCACTCACTCAAGTTCTAGCTGCAGTTAATCAAATCtcactttctgtttgtttatatttatgaACTTAAATGAAGAATTCATGTTGACGCCAGGGTACTTTGCTGTGTTCCAAGAGGCTTGTGGGAAATTTGACGACCACTGATTTGTAAGTCAATAGTTTGTTGATCTCTCCCCAAGGGAAGATGAGGAATACTGTAGTGCTCCAAATATGTATATCTGGTAGCATTagcataaatacagtttatttatagTCTAACATTCTACAACTTGGCAAAAGcttgaaagaaaaacacttcCTCTGGCATTTATCAGAGCCCCACCGATCAAACTCTGCAAGCTGGAAATATCTTTCATGATCAAACACTTTCAGACTCAAAAACCTTAGATGAGAGTTGGCAATCCACACTCAATAAGCATCTCAAAAACAAGTCAATTTTTGTGCTGAAACTTGAAAAACATTATTTGATCTATAGCGAAGAACTTTGTCTTTGTGTAGCCATTGTTGTGCATCAAGATTTGAGTTTCATGGTAAGTGTATCCAAATATATTTGGAGTCTCAGATCAGTTTCAGTTTGATCATTAAAGGTTACAGAAGTACTCGATGTCGGCAAAACAATATCACAAGGTTGGTATAGTAGCTATTGTGGAGCTTTCAGTCATATCACGCAATCTTCCTTGGTAGATGGAGATTGTGCAGTCGTCGTAGAACTGTGGTTCATTTATTGTTCTGAGCACTTAACGGATTTATCTGCCACGATGGCGTGAAGtgttaaaaaactgaattttaTCCAACAATTTCATAGCAATTTATTTCGCAAGTTCTATCTCCGAATGAAGAATGTGTGATGTGATCAAGAACTCCAGAACAGCTATTAAATGGACCTTGTGGTAAACTACTGTTTTTAaggtaaaaagaaaactttCAGTATCCTCCTATATCCTTAAATGTCCAACTTGCTTTCGCTCTGGGGATGGAAATGTCCGTCTGTCGGTGCACCAATTGGATTGCTTTGAaattggtacagacattcataaaaaaacaaatcattaaaCTTTACACCTAGTAAACATTAGCATTGACATTCTTGTGACTATGCAGACAACAACATTGAGCTCAAAGCAATGCTGTGCCCGGCATTCATgacttttagttttgtttttacattctcTACATTTTATTCCCTATCTACATAGGAAGTGGAATTGTGTCGACTCAACAGCCAAGAGAAGTTGGGGCTAACTCTGTGCTACAGAacagatgaagaggaggatgtGGCCATCTATGTCAGTGAGGTGAGTCGATGACTTCCCCTTCAAGATGATAGACTTGGATGACTTGTATTGAAAGGGAGTAATTTTCTTCATATATGACCATGAGCGCTGCATCTTCCAACTTAGTTTGCCATGAGGAAGCACTAACTTTCCATACTAAGTTTTTCATTGGAGAACTCTCTAAACATAGAATATTCTCTCTTTTATCTTTCCCCGCTCTGCTTTGCTCCTGAagatactgtaaaaaaacatgcaacataAATGTATCTACCTCCTGctagctttttttctttatggCCAACCACCACAGTTAGGACTGCTGGCTGtttgaaaattgaaaaaaaataatactcttGGGGCAAAGGTACAGTATATGCATATTCTACAGAGTTCTTTATATTTCAGTTCTTTGAAGTCTCACATTTACATATACACCGTGGTAGAAACCAACAATTATCATAGCTAGATCAGTGCCTCAGTAAAATGCCTAAAACAACTGACAATGCTAAATTTTCATGACTAAATCATTTGTGACATTTAATATTCATCTTCCAATTTATGATTTACTTTGGTATTCATGTCAGCAAAGCAGGTTCTCTATTGGGTATAGTTATATTAAAATTGAACTCTTTCATCAACCACAAATTACGTGTTTGGACAATTTGGCAATGTTCTAACTGCATGACTACAATGTCAATTACCGACAGGAAATgaccaaaacagaaaaaacctAAACCCTTTCAGGTCTTGTCTGAGTTGTTCATCCAGTCCTTTCCTGACAGCTGACACCAATAATCAAGCTGTGAGATACACGTTAACAAAAAGACTCTTGCATCCAATATCTCCCACTTGAAAGCATAGAAAATACTGTTCTCCATTCTGCTCAACTTTCTCTCCGAATCGTTTGAAGTTGACTTGGACCCTGCAAGATGTTCACTTTGAGAGCTGAGCAGAATATAAATCACTGCATCCATGGCTCGTGACAGCATCCTTAAGtgttcattttgaaaaaatttaataaaaagtaGAGCTTAAAGGTGTGTGCTGCATTTAGATGAGGTGGCTGAATGTCACTGTATACAGGATGTGTTACAGGAGGTGTTACTCTGATCTTGCATAAGTAGCGAGACCACATCAACATGGAGTTAAGAACAATGCAAGGTCATTTTAAAACAAGCTTAATTTCCCAACTTTGTAGCACTTGATGAATGGCCATATTGTCTTTACTGTgttgttagtttagttttttccctttgtttcttttgtgtCTCACAAGTCCATTCTGTTAAGTCCATTCATTTTCTATACCTGTTTAATTCTATGCAGGGGGCCTGCATAGGGCAAAAAGGCAGAGTCCATCCTGGGCAGGTCACCAGTCTATTGCAGGGTCAACAGACACAGATGTAGATTACTCAGGGTTTAGGTCTCCCCATAACTGCAGAAAGATTACCTTCAATTTCCCCTGTTCACTCCATTCCTGTCTGGTGACCTTCCTCCCAGTTCAATGAGTGTCCCTCTGTGTAGGAGTGGACTATCATGAAGATGGAGTGCCACAGCACCTCACCATCTCCAGAAATCCCGCCTGTTAGAAGAAATTGAAACGAATGGCCCCAGACACCGATTGATTGGCCGATGAAAGAGTGTCCTGCCCCCTCGTTCACTGACATTAGTTACAGGAGGAGCAGGGACATCATGCATTGAGGCTGAGTTATAGGCTGTAAATACTGTATCCACAGGCTTGTCTATAGAAACCTGCCACAATATAGCAACTCAGGCAGGTACAATTGAGGACTTAAATGATGAAGGTGATGCTCAGGGTTAAAATGCTTTTGAAAACTGACCAAAGTCTTCCCATGACAGCACACCTATTGTATGTTGCTCACATTATTAACAGTCTAGACATGTCTAGCTGGGTGATGTCTTCATAATGAGTTCAAACATTTTCAGGCACTTTTTGATTCTCTTGAATGAGGATTGAAAGTGTTTTAGAGGCATTATTTTGTTCCCTCTGTCTTCACAGATCAGTCCAAACAGCATCGCTGCCAGAGATGGCCGCATCAGAGAGGGGGATCGCATTTTACAGGTACAGTAGGACATTCTCTCTTATTGTCCACCTCTATACCAGCTCTCATTAGattcaacataaaaacatgcttttattttgtcacaCTCAACCACTGTCTCCCAGCATGAGAGCCCATTCATTTTTAATGGCAGTACATTAAAGGGGGAACTCGCCCCCGCTGTGACTGTTAGAGGGAGAGAAATGCCCCCCTGGCTGTTTTAGTTACAGACTCAgcaccaatgtttttttttaagagttcTGGTTCAGGATGGCACTGTGCTGCAGCTCACTGCCTCCTGTGGGATAGGGCTGAGAGGCTATGACTGTTATTAGCCCCTAACTTCATCTTCAGGCCTGAGATTCAGAGGAATTCTGCTACCGACAAGCAGCAGTTGTTAGGGCTGAGGGCTGTACAGTTTAGCGTTGCCTCCGTGGgtaattattgtttttgtttagacAATTAATAGCTTACAATTAACAATTCAAATCTAATTGTAATGTGTAAAGTATATTATTACCTTATTAAATTCTTATGGCAAACAATTGCCTACTTAAAATtcagcagacagagcaacatttCCTTTACTTGGAGCTGTGCATTTAGCCACCTGATGAGTATAAGtttaatatttactgtattttaaatTCTGTTTTGGTCACCACCAATTCCTGAGGAAAATAAAAGATAAGGCTTGTTAGCTTTCTTGATGCCAACTACGTTCACCACAGAGTTGGGTGATGATTCTCTGTGTAGTATTAATTGTGTAGCTTTAGCTGCAAAAATAGCAATTGAACATAGTGTACTGGGATAGGTCACCTTTGATACCACAAGGAGGCAATTACCTATTCTAACAGAAGTGAAGATGTATAAAAGTAAATAGTCTGCGCAAGTGATTATTTGATGCGTGGGGCGGATGCATAAGAACTGTTTACTTCTAACTGTATGCAGGTGTCTACCATGTGTGACTGATTTGAGCCAGGAGTATgcgcgtgtatgtgtgtttgtgaggcaGACCAGTACCCTGGCATTATTATCCACCAGTGATAGGGCCATTACTCTGCCTGCAAAAAGATGGACGCCCCTGTCAGTGGCCAGTTAATTGTACAGCTAGATGCATGTGCGCTGCCGGATACTTTGGTGAACACAACAGCTCGGTCGGCCCATGGCCACTGTCCCATTCATAATCACTGCTGGGTCCTGCTTCATATTAGAGAGCATCAGAGTGTTTACAATTTCCCCAGGAAAATAAGGCATTATTGTGCAGTGCCACATTTATCGTGGTACTTTTTATTGGAGAGAATGAAGTTGCCCTCAGTATGTATGtacctgtttttaaatgttttctgttgtgtaTAGAATACATGTTTTCTTGTGTCTGACTTAATAGTGAGTGTTCTAATCATGTTTGCATGTCATTTAGATTAATGGCCAAGATGTACAAGACCGAGAGGAAGCAATGGCTGCACTCTCCAATGACGAGAGTAGGAACATCGTATTGCTGGTTGCCAGACCTGAGATGCAGGTTAGAATTTACTACACAGTTCCCTCacactgacatactgtatatttcagcCACCGACTTTTGGTTTGTCATTTACATTATATTTGCTCAAAGTAAACCTTAGCAGTCTGGGGTAGCCAACCCTCCCCACTGCCACAACCACTCCGAGTAGAAGCCACCACTGAGACACctcatcatgttttatttttatgtagcGCCACTGTAATTGACTTCCAACGGTAAGCCATAAAAGCTAATGGCATGCTAATGTGGAGTGAGTTCAGGCCCAAGGCCGATGGCGAATAAGTTAAAGGACTCTGCTGCAGTGCAGATGAGCCAGAAGCAATAGTAGACTCTTTGTAATTAAATGTGTCTCTCAGTAGTAAATCTGAAATCTTCAGATATGGATCCCACTTGGTTCACATCGAGCAGACAAACAAATGATGGATGGTGTGGAGCAAATAGGTCAAAGGTGGCAGTCTTATGTCCATTACATTGTATTGGCTTGATTTTAAGATTAGAATGCATGTTTTAAAGATGAGGGGTGGCCATTTGTTGGTTAAGAAAAAGGTTAACTGCAATCAGTCAAACACAACATCATAGTGATGCTTGCGGtttcttatttaaaaacaatgcctggtgtttttttatttatttatttattttttgaaaatcccATTTGGAACACCCAACTATTTGTTTTTGAGACACCGTGTCACCACAAGCTTTAGGCCTTAACAAATAACGCtcgcctctttctctctctccatatgCTTTCTTTCATTCACCCTTAGCTGGAGGAGGCCTGGCTGGATGATGAGCACAGTGAGTTCCTGGAGCAGCTGAAGATGGAAATGTTggaggagcagcagagagaggagatggaATTGGCTGCCTTacaggaggagcaggagaaTGAGCAGGTTAGACAGCAGCAAAACATACTTTGCATAACTGGATTAGCGAGACAATAACAAAGCTTTGTTATCTGGGTTTAAGAAACTCTGAAAAGCCTGTTTCTTTGTATTTGCTCTGTTCAACAATAATAAAGGCCCAAAAAAACTAGTGAGTCACAAAGCAATAGATGTAAGGTAACCTTCCCCCTGATTGACAGACCGTAATATCTTATGAACATCATATACCATCAGACTGACCAATAATTGCTTTTACTGTGTTAGGTCATTATTCACAGTCAATATGAACCTGTTCCTCGAAATCACTACAGATCTAGCTGGTGGCAGAGATTAAATCAAACTCTTcattgactttttttgcaaAACCGTGAAAACTAGCTTTGCCCtttgaaatatgaatataaaataatgataatgaatATTTATGGAAGGGGACCATTGAACAATTTAAATTCCAAACATTAGTAATCATAATTTAGAATTCTGTTTTGTTGGGAGAATAGCAAGCTACAAAAATCCATATAAATGGAACTTCAAAGACATGGCAGAGAGGAAACAATCCCTCAAGTAACAGAGCTGTATAACAGAGTTACGCACAACAGCGTGTGTAATCCTTCAGGAGAATGCAGAATAGGGTTGCACTTCTTGAACTCGAATTCTGTAGTTCTGGtgactttttgttgttttctgtccTTATTCCATAAAAAGGAAGGTAAAACAGGAAACTATATGAGAAAACACCAGGGTACCACTTAAAACATGGTTTTAAGTGATTAAAAGGTTACTTGCAAATAACTTGAAAACATACTTACACACACTAATAATCAAAACAggcttacatacacacacacagtgtttccaGTAAGTGCCAAAGAATAATACggtaataaaaatgtatccttATGTGGCTCATTAAAAGAAAGAAGTGTACCATAATGTAATTGTCAGagatctataaaaaaaaaggatttcagGCTGGTCTTGTCATCTTATTGTTTTCAGAGAGCAGAAGACGACAAGCCCACCTGCTCAACGCTCCCTCGTCATAAAGATAGCGTACTGAGTATAAAAGACAGAATGGAGAGCTCAGAGCATAATGTCCtggcacacatacagagacgcTTGTCCCAGTGCCTTAGAGACAATCGGGACACACACCATGCCACCGGCTCCATGCGGCTGGAGGACAAAGAGGATGAGGACGATGATGAGACGGAGGGTGATCGTTTCCAGCAGCTCTTGGAGCTAAAGTGTCAGATACGTAACAGCGGTGAGTACGATCTGTTCTACAGCCACCGCAGCACCATTGAGTGCAACATGGGAGAGCAGGGCGGCGTACAGCATGAGCTACGTATGCTCAATGAGGAACTGCGCAGCATCGAACTAGAATGTCAGAACATTATGCAGGCCCATAACCTTCGTAAGGGCCAGCAGTCTCCCTCCACAGGCCACTCTGCACCCTCAACCAAAAACCAAAGCTTCCATCGAAGTGACCCCTCAAGGGGTAAGCTGGCTGACATTAATGAGAGGCTGGAGAAATCAGACAAGGACAGCTCCAGTGCCTATAACACAGCGGAGAGTTCACGAAGCACTCCTCTGGCAATGGACCGCTCACCGGAGCACTCACTCCAGAGGATGGTTAGTCTCACCAACCAGAGGAACCTCTGCAGTGGTCTTGCCACTGGTCCTTCTCTTAGCCCAAGCCCCATCCCAGCATGCCTTGCTTCAGTCCCAGGGGAAGGCAGCAGCCATGAATACAGCAATCCTTCTGAGTCGAACCAGACAactcaggctgaggaggagagcagGGGCAAGTTAAAGCCACGTTCTTCCCATATTCCTTACTTCTCTCCATCCCACAGTTCCCAGCAGAGGCAGGTCAACATCCCAGCACATGCCCGCCACTACCAGAGCTACATGCAGCTGATCCAGCAGCGCTCAGCTGTGGAGTATGCTCAGAGCCAGCTCAGCCTGCTCAGTGTCTGCAAAGAGCCTCAGAGGCCCAATAATGAGCCCAAGATGGAGTGGAAGGTCAAGATCCGCAGCGACGGCACGCGCTACATCACCAAGAGGCCTGTGAGAGACAAGATCCTGAGGGAGCGAGCCCTAAAGATTAAAGAGGAGCGTAGTGGGGGAATGACAACTGATGATGATGCAATGAGTGAAATGAAGATGGGGAGGTACTGGAgtaaagaggaaagaaagcagCACTTGGTCAGAGCAAAAGAACAGAGGAAAAGACGAGAATTCATGCAGCGTAGTCGGCTGGAAAGCTTGAAGGAGAACCCTCAGAGCAGCAGCGAGGGTCGCAAGGAAGTCAGCATTATAGAGCTCAGCcagaagaagatgatgaagaaacGCAACAAGAAGATCCTGGACAACTGGATGACCATCCAGGAGCTGATGACTCATGGTACTAAGGCCCCTGAGGGAGCCAAGGTGCACAACGCCTTCCTATCAGTCACTactgtataaaagaaaaaacacacacattctacCCGATGCGGTATAATATACTTGCCTCGTTAAATGTGGCATTTTTATGAGGACAATAGGAATATTTTTCACACTTTGTAACACAAAAAGCATTTTGTAAAGAATTTATCAGTGGTGTCATG contains:
- the LOC144522358 gene encoding PDZ domain-containing RING finger protein 4 isoform X2, yielding MGCNLCTLQKREEHYKLLYEIAQVNGKELSKSNHEETVEAFRAAKDPVVVQVIRRTPSGRPHGPPQEIHVVDVCTQTDITFEHIMALAKLRPSTPPVPDVCPFLLSDSCHSLHTMDQDYYEGTGYLSPVPADGERTEEFEYEEVELCRLNSQEKLGLTLCYRTDEEEDVAIYVSEISPNSIAARDGRIREGDRILQINGQDVQDREEAMAALSNDESRNIVLLVARPEMQLEEAWLDDEHSEFLEQLKMEMLEEQQREEMELAALQEEQENEQRAEDDKPTCSTLPRHKDSVLSIKDRMESSEHNVLAHIQRRLSQCLRDNRDTHHATGSMRLEDKEDEDDDETEGDRFQQLLELKCQIRNSGEYDLFYSHRSTIECNMGEQGGVQHELRMLNEELRSIELECQNIMQAHNLRKGQQSPSTGHSAPSTKNQSFHRSDPSRGKLADINERLEKSDKDSSSAYNTAESSRSTPLAMDRSPEHSLQRMVSLTNQRNLCSGLATGPSLSPSPIPACLASVPGEGSSHEYSNPSESNQTTQAEEESRGKLKPRSSHIPYFSPSHSSQQRQVNIPAHARHYQSYMQLIQQRSAVEYAQSQLSLLSVCKEPQRPNNEPKMEWKVKIRSDGTRYITKRPVRDKILRERALKIKEERSGGMTTDDDAMSEMKMGRYWSKEERKQHLVRAKEQRKRREFMQRSRLESLKENPQSSSEGRKEVSIIELSQKKMMKKRNKKILDNWMTIQELMTHGTKAPEGAKVHNAFLSVTTV
- the LOC144522358 gene encoding PDZ domain-containing RING finger protein 4 isoform X1 → MCADCPTPYAEKDPIGMKSQTELQTGHRGEGVCNKGCGLLLSCEDINGGDHCCVDALRTVTDALEERSATLEHETRMARLRWNRREQSLLAQVSTLQNEAQLSALKYQRRLHQYMLHISSIAEQVTGYYKRDVRTAADTQSQISDIATCAEGTPQEQLNAPEVNGKELSKSNHEETVEAFRAAKDPVVVQVIRRTPSGRPHGPPQEIHVVDVCTQTDITFEHIMALAKLRPSTPPVPDVCPFLLSDSCHSLHTMDQDYYEGTGYLSPVPADGERTEEFEYEEVELCRLNSQEKLGLTLCYRTDEEEDVAIYVSEISPNSIAARDGRIREGDRILQINGQDVQDREEAMAALSNDESRNIVLLVARPEMQLEEAWLDDEHSEFLEQLKMEMLEEQQREEMELAALQEEQENEQRAEDDKPTCSTLPRHKDSVLSIKDRMESSEHNVLAHIQRRLSQCLRDNRDTHHATGSMRLEDKEDEDDDETEGDRFQQLLELKCQIRNSGEYDLFYSHRSTIECNMGEQGGVQHELRMLNEELRSIELECQNIMQAHNLRKGQQSPSTGHSAPSTKNQSFHRSDPSRGKLADINERLEKSDKDSSSAYNTAESSRSTPLAMDRSPEHSLQRMVSLTNQRNLCSGLATGPSLSPSPIPACLASVPGEGSSHEYSNPSESNQTTQAEEESRGKLKPRSSHIPYFSPSHSSQQRQVNIPAHARHYQSYMQLIQQRSAVEYAQSQLSLLSVCKEPQRPNNEPKMEWKVKIRSDGTRYITKRPVRDKILRERALKIKEERSGGMTTDDDAMSEMKMGRYWSKEERKQHLVRAKEQRKRREFMQRSRLESLKENPQSSSEGRKEVSIIELSQKKMMKKRNKKILDNWMTIQELMTHGTKAPEGAKVHNAFLSVTTV